CGGCAATGGAGAAGGTTTGTCTATCTCTCATGTAGGACACTCGAATTTTCGTTCCTTTTCTCGGTCCTTCAATTTGCGAAACCTTTTACATGTTCATCAGATAACTAAAAATTCATTAGCGTCGGCAAGTTTGCTTCGGATAATCATGTGTTCTTCGAATTTCATTCTAACTTTTGTCTTGTGAAGGATCTAGTAACTCGAGCAGTGCTTCTTCGAGGAATAGAACAAATAATCTGTTGTCGAATCCATTACCTTAATCAAAACTTGTAACtattggtaaaaaaaatatttttaaatcaatatGGATTATTCATTCCGTTTTCATGACAAATTTACTATGCCCGACTTTTGCGAATCGATAGCCACACTAACCTAATACACACCCCCTATATCTAATATCTTTTCTCCACCAACCTCCCAAGGTCTCAAATTAGGAGCAGCAAAACAATACAGAACATAATCGGAAAAGAATAAGCATAATCGGTAGAGGTATCAGTAGTTACCGTCAAACTTAAATGCGAAAAATTATAGAGGATTACATGCTAAAGGCCTTGAAGAGTATAACTTCAATCAGATTTTGATTTCATAGCTTCAGCTATCCTTTTCTGACGTTCCTTTAGTCGTCGTTTGGCAATCTGTTTCTTTACAGAGCCAATCTGAACAGAGGAGGACCCCGTATCAGcgatatatgattgaaattctcaaatgtaaaaaaaacagaaaacacGTCTGCAAATGATCCTATCTAGCTTAAAGATTGAAAATTGCGGATATCTTAATGAAAAGAAAACTGTAAGCATTAAAGATGCTGATTTTCACGCAACAAATCCAGAACGAAACAAACACTGAGCGACTGTCTTACCTCCATCGCATCATGGATTTTTCTCAACTTGCGCGACATTAACAGCTTTGACATATTGGCTTCATCCGCAGCAATTTGATTAATATCAGGCGCAATTTCTCCTTCCGCATCATTCTTGCCTTCAACTTCATTGGGGACGACAACAGAATACTGAACACCTTGAAGTTCTAGTTTCAGTTCATTATGATACTGTTTCTCCAGAATTGCCATCTGGATCCAGAAATTATCGAGTCAAATATTTTTCGTTGCTGCAACTGATAATTTGGCGATGAAAGGCTAATTCATACAGAGAGGAATAACAGATCATATTATGTACAACACTACAACCAAAATAAACCACTTGCATACATGGAAGGGTAGGAAGGGAAGAAAATGTGCACACTTTGGTCAAGATGCATGCAGACAATATCTTATCTATTCAAATTTTGTGGACTATTAAACTCATATAATGACCTCTTCGTTCGTGTATGTTCGCCTAGTAAAATACTTGACCAAAGAAAGAAGCCAGAATTTCAGAGAACCAAATGGATCACACTCTAATAAAAATACCCCTTCTCAAAACCATGATGCTATTACCTTCTGTTTTATCTCAGCAGCTTCAATAGCTTGTGCCCGATCAATGATACCCAGCAAACTCTGAGGGTCATCCAAATCTTTCCCAGAACCAGGCAAAGGTAGCACTTCTTTTCTCTCAGCAGCCTTCAGCCGTTGAATAGCTTCTGCATATTCAGGAACATGACCTTCTGCTTCATTGTCAACAAATGGAGACAAATGTGGAGGAGGTACACTgtaaatattcaaaaatcaCACATGCAAAACATTAACAACATCACAGTGAAAGAGGCTAACCAAGTGTATTCAATAAACTGCAAAATCGAAACAAAAGAATGCCCCATAAGGTGATACAAAATGGTTGATTCAATAAACTAGTGCAAGCTAGTAACTTTTTTACACAAACTTTCACTGAACTGGGGCAGtaaaaccataaaaaaaattcaacaagaaTCTCCAACCATGACAGTCCAGCCATGACAGTAAAAGTGGACCAAGGCCAATCCTGAAGGCACCTTTTTAGCATTTTCATGAATTATTCTACACCAAGATCAGGCACATAAATTATCAGCCAGCATAATGGCACAAGCTGTAGATCATGCTATAAATAAGGAATTAAAGGCATAGGAGCATAGAACAGAGTAAGAAGAAGATACCATTATGAGTCCATCAGACGTAAATGTATGTAGATACATATAATAGACACAGGCCCCAACAAGTTGATAATTATAGAAGGTGTACTGCAATTCTACAATGACATGCCACTAAAAAATGGAACTTAAAGCCCTGGAAGAATCTTTCTGTTCCTGGTCCTTTTATCCTTCGTTTATCGAGGGTGTGGCACATGGGGGCCACATAATTTAATAGAGATAAAGCCATGGGAGAGCAACCATATATTACCGGCACAAACGATTTAACAATATCGATTCGAAGAGTTTTTAGAAAGAACTACTATGAAGAAGTAAATAGGGAACAAAATTAAAACAGCAAAATGAATTGTTACTGGACCTACCATCCCACCATGTATTTCTCAGTTGGCAATAATATGCGTGCATTTACAGAGTCATAAACCCACTGTGGCTGGATATAATCTCTGGATAGGAACTTGTGATCCTGTGTTGGCCTATCCACAACCTGCTCGTAGATGCAACTATGAATCAAGACATAATTTAAGAAGCTCTCAATAGCTACAGGTAAATTAGAAACACAAGCAATCCAAAATAGCCGCCAAAATGCTAAAAAATACCAACGTATCGAGTAGACACCACAAAAAAATAAGACAATATTCCTGAACTCTGAACTTTCACACTACTTCCATGAAATCAAATGTAAATTATGTTTCAGTTATCATTATAGTGTCTCTAATTTCTTGTGGGTAGAGTGCCAAAAGcttactcttatcataaaatcCAACCAACCTCTCATTAAATTCGCACAAGGGTTGAGAAACAAAAAAAAGTACCCTCAAATCGGACTGCATATCTGTAAATGGCCCAGGAAACTCATAGATTCCAAAAACAACTTGCTATTCATTTTAAACTCTTAACTGCCACTTGCCCCCAAATCCACAAACTTAAGCCCCTTAACTTTTTCTCATCTCGGTTGTTCCTATATATAGATTGGAGATACAGAAGAGAGGACGAAAAAAGATAattaaatgatgattttggtttTTTAGAGAATACATGAACGTTGTGCCTAAGAAAAACACCTTTACATACACGGCATGCACATAAACAGCGAATATGGATCTAGAACACAAAACCGACAAGGTTTATTCCGGCTTGTGGTGCATGAGTTGTCTTAAAGGCAGAAGAATTGGTGGACCTGATGAGTAATGCTCTGGTCAGACTCCTCAAGTGGAGCTCCTTCGCCTTCCCAAGAAACTGTGCCACCAAACGCAGGGATTATAAGTAGCAATGACTCTCTAGGAACCTGTACAATCATAGTCAAATCACTAAAGGTGTTATATAAAAGAGAGCAAATCAGGGAGAAAATCCATAGATTATACATTACCAGGAGGTCCAGGACAGGGGCATTCGACAGAAAGGGAATACAACAAAAGATAGAATGACAATGGAGATAATTCACCATTGACATCAATGAATATTAAATAACAGCAGAAGGCACGAATTAAATATACAGCGGCAGCGATATAAGACAGGATGGAACATCATCTTCACAAATTATCTACGAGACTCTGAAGGAATCACAGCCCATATCACTAATGCATACACAATACCGTTGATTGATATGCATTTGTGAGAAGAGGATCATTGTGGATCCAGAGCCATATGGTAATTAAAGTATTCAGAGTGGATTGTCTTGCATTTTATTTGCCAACTTTTACTCATGGCTCGTCATTAACAGAAAATACAAATGACAGTTCCGTATCACAATATTTCCACAAgtaaaatattaagtttggccCTAACAAAGAATTAACATCTCAGCTCATGAATGAATTTCATGTTCTTGAAGAGATTTTCAAGTATAACATCTCACCTCACGACTCAAGAAGAATTTCCTGTTCTTGAAGAGATTTTTACATTCCCTTGTTTCAGAATCCTCTTCATCCTCCTTTGCAGCATCTTCAACAAGGTTCATCAAAGCACCTGGTTCATTAGAAGGAAGTTGTTGTTGAAGTTGGGCAAGTCGAACTTCAGACTCATCAAGTTTTGTCCCCTTCTGCTGGATCTCGGTTTGCTCAGATGCAGATGAAACTATAGCTGAAGTCTTCTTTGAGGAACCATGAGCATTGGCATCAAAGAATCTTGACAGGGCATAAATATCTGCATCAAATCTAACAGAATCAATAACAGTATCAATCAAATTGCAGCACTTCAAAACtttaatgtttatattattttcttacaattcagataataattgataaatcataccAGCAGCAAGAGCTTCCAGCCTAGGATCAAGGATGGGAGgatattttaagtttattgagCTATAGAGTTTATAGTTAACAAACGCGAGGAGTGTCTGCAGCCAAATAATACCAATGATCAACATTAGGTATATTGAAAACACCCAGAGACTACTagaacaaaataataagttttaaaTCCATTGACAGTGAACtttaggaaaaaaaacaaggaattaaaaaatttatgaaacatAAAAAGCTTTTGGATGCGATCATTAGAGGAAAAATATAATcgaaaattatttcaataaaataatgACAAACACAAAAAAGCTTAGTGTCCAAAATCACAATAAATTCAGCAGGTTTTCACTCATTCGAGCCTTTATTAGGTTATTTTTGGCTGTGATCAGATATCCTAACAACAAATTTAGGTCCAGCTTCCCACAACAAAAGTCTTCACTTAGAGTAGACAGTCTAGCTTTTACCCTAGAAATAAGTTAAATAACCATGAACAATAAGCTTGCTTTGGGTGGTATTCATGCCACCTCAATTGAGTGAATAAAATGCCACCTCAACTGAGTGAATAAAAACAGCATTCATAATCATGGGTAAGACTTACAAAAATACCtcataaaattccaaaaaagtAAGCAAGACTCTGTAATCAACTTCAGGGAGTACTTGTTGCAATGCATGAGGAGTTAACCATGTAATTTTTTGCCCTTCAACCTCGGCCTATTAAGATTAAAGGAAAAAAGCTATGTTAAGGAAGCCCACCGCATTACCTGCAACAAAATACTGAAAGATTATCATCTATTGTATCTAATGTACCTGGTAATATATGCCTTTCACAGAAATGAACGTCTTCCTCAATCTGTGGGTGCGAGAAATGTACGCCTGCCACTCATGACTCAACCTGCCCACAGAAAGGATCAGCATTCACACAAACAAGATCACTTTTCTGTTTTGCATATCAATGAAATCAATAACCATTTTAACAATGAAGATCACCGACCTTCTGCAATTATGGACACGGTCAACCGGAATCTTTTCTCCATCTACCGCCCTATCCACAGCTGGCAATGCAGCAAACAGGTGTACCATACTAAGACAATCATCAAGATCCCTCAGAGCATCAACGAATTTGGGATACCTAAGTGCCAAGACCAAAAAACAATGAACTATTAGCAATAATCAATACCGTACCCTAAAAATCAAAACTTGTCAAATTCACCTCTCTTTAATAAGCATATCAAGAGTGTAAGTAGGTTTCCTTGTCAAAAGCCGTTCAGCGAGATCTCTGTTCTTCTTTGACATGGCTTTCTTCACCTTCTTCTCATACGCTCGCATCTCTCTCAATTTCTCCAGCAATGGTTCATGTTTGAGAAACATAATATCTTTCATGTGATAATAAGAATGATGGTTTCCCTTCAACTTCTTCTTGGGTTCCCGAGGAAAAACACCTTTTAGGATGCATAATTTCCTGGAGAATGGCCTAAATTAAATTCTCCATATAGATAtaaaaaacttgtaatttttaTAGTAGAAAAAGAATGCACATCACAAAATAGAGATAAAAATGCCTTGGAACACCTTTCGAGTGCGTGGTTTCATAAGTATAGAACAAACCAGATAGAGATATAAACCAAAATATTTGCATATAATTAACAACTTTTCATTGCAGCAAAATTAACCCCATTGTTAAGACAGGGATGGAAAACACTTGAGGAAGTCTAAAAAATTataggaaaataaaaaaataaaaaaaaaaaaagacctgCAGAAGCTAAACTTGATATATACACAGAAAACAACAAAGTTATCATTATCATCACTGAAAATGCTTGACTTCTAATTGTAAAGATAAAGAAATTGCAAATTAAACTCAAAACAGAAACCAAAATCAAGGAATTCTAATTGCAAGAAATTAATGAATATTACTGTaaaacaaatcaagaaaaaaaatgacaCCTCTGAAGTCTGAAGAGTCATAATGTCctgaattatatattaatattaccACAACTGACTACAAAGACATGCATAAAAGCATCACAAAATTTTCATTGCAGAAAAATAGAGCACGGCtttgagaaaacaaataaaaataatcactgAAAGGCAAGAATcagaaagaattttaaaaaaaaacatccataaacatcgTAGCCATAATTTGAGAACACTATTTAGTCTCGTCAACTTCTGCCAAGTATGCAGGATTCAGCTAGATAATTTCCCAAAGCCATCAGAATTTTGAACCCTCGAGTAtagtaaaaaaaacaaatgttaGGCTCTGAAACTTCTCGAATTATGAaataaacttacaaattgaacTCGAAACAATATTCAAACGAAGTCAATAACCTGAAAACTGGAAGGCTGACTTGAAGATACATGCCATTTCGGTTCAGAACAAATATCATTGCAAATCAAAATCACTATCCGGAAGCATGATCTAAAATTATTTTGccttatatttaataaattcgagcaaaattaaatttaatctaTCAATCTGATGCACGTTTTCATCCTCATGAGTTACCACCAGCTCATGGCTAGGCGGAAGCGGTTCCCTCGAGAAAGGGGCTTGGCCGCCCCTTGTTTGTACGTAGCTAGGCTTGCTGCCTCACTACTCCaagtatatgattttattatttcacGCAATTCATCCTGAAACATGCCATTTTGGTTCAAAATGCCAAAGAAACAGAAAGATTCAACAACCTGAAAACTCGAAGGCTGACTTGAAGGTACTTAATCGCCTGAGATCTCGTCACATATTTGGCGGCGTTTCCTTCCTTCTTCTTGCCCTTAAGAATAACAAAGAATAGAGAACATTAGTCCGATTATGGAGTGTGCGAGAGAAGGAGGTGGTGGTAAGAAGAGAACATACGGCGGGCCTGTAGTGCTTCGGCATATCGGCACACGGCAGAGTAGCGGTAAAAAGCGGNNNNNNNNNNNNNNNNNNNNNNNNNNNNNNNNNNNNNNNNNNNNNNNNNNNNNNNNNNNNNNNNNNNNNNNNNNNNNNNNNNNNNNNNNNNNNNNNNNNNNNNNNNNNNNNNNNNNNNNNNNNNNNNNNNNNNNNNNNNNNNNNNNNNNNNNNNNNNNNNNNNNNNNNNNNNNNNNNNNNNNNNNNNNNNNNNNNNNNNNNNNNNNNNNNNNNNNNNNNNNNNNNNNNNNNNNNNNNNNNNNNNNNNNNNNNNNNNNNNNNNNNNNNNNNNNNNNNNNNNNNNNNNNNNNNNNNNNNNNNNNNNNNNNNNNNNNNNNNNNNNNNNNNNNNNNNNNNNNNNNNNNNNNNNNNNNNNNNNNNNNNNNNNNNNNNNNNNNNNNNNNNNNNNNNNNNNNNNNNNNNNNNNNNNNNNNNNNNNNNNNNNNNNNNNNNNNNNNNNNNNNNNNNNNNNNNNNNNNNNNNNNNNNNNNNNNNNNNNNNNNNNNNNNNNN
This genomic interval from Primulina huaijiensis isolate GDHJ02 chromosome 14, ASM1229523v2, whole genome shotgun sequence contains the following:
- the LOC140957365 gene encoding pescadillo homolog isoform X2; this encodes MIFVLNRNGMYLQVSLPVFRKLCILKGVFPREPKKKLKGNHHSYYHMKDIMFLKHEPLLEKLREMRAYEKKVKKAMSKKNRDLAERLLTRKPTYTLDMLIKERYPKFVDALRDLDDCLSMVHLFAALPAVDRAVDGEKIPVDRVHNCRRLSHEWQAYISRTHRLRKTFISVKGIYYQAEVEGQKITWLTPHALQQVLPEVDYRVLLTFLEFYETLLAFVNYKLYSSINLKYPPILDPRLEALAADIYALSRFFDANAHGSSKKTSAIVSSASEQTEIQQKGTKLDESEVRLAQLQQQLPSNEPGALMNLVEDAAKEDEEDSETRECKNLFKNRKFFLSREVPRESLLLIIPAFGGTVSWEGEGAPLEESDQSITHQVVDRPTQDHKFLSRDYIQPQWVYDSVNARILLPTEKYMVGCVPPPHLSPFVDNEAEGHVPEYAEAIQRLKAAERKEVLPLPGSGKDLDDPQSLLGIIDRAQAIEAAEIKQKMAILEKQYHNELKLELQGVQYSVVVPNEVEGKNDAEGEIAPDINQIAADEANMSKLLMSRKLRKIHDAMEIGSVKKQIAKRRLKERQKRIAEAMKSKSD
- the LOC140957365 gene encoding pescadillo homolog isoform X1, translated to MPKHYRPAGKKKEGNAAKYVTRSQAIKYLQVSLRVFRKLCILKGVFPREPKKKLKGNHHSYYHMKDIMFLKHEPLLEKLREMRAYEKKVKKAMSKKNRDLAERLLTRKPTYTLDMLIKERYPKFVDALRDLDDCLSMVHLFAALPAVDRAVDGEKIPVDRVHNCRRLSHEWQAYISRTHRLRKTFISVKGIYYQAEVEGQKITWLTPHALQQVLPEVDYRVLLTFLEFYETLLAFVNYKLYSSINLKYPPILDPRLEALAADIYALSRFFDANAHGSSKKTSAIVSSASEQTEIQQKGTKLDESEVRLAQLQQQLPSNEPGALMNLVEDAAKEDEEDSETRECKNLFKNRKFFLSREVPRESLLLIIPAFGGTVSWEGEGAPLEESDQSITHQVVDRPTQDHKFLSRDYIQPQWVYDSVNARILLPTEKYMVGCVPPPHLSPFVDNEAEGHVPEYAEAIQRLKAAERKEVLPLPGSGKDLDDPQSLLGIIDRAQAIEAAEIKQKMAILEKQYHNELKLELQGVQYSVVVPNEVEGKNDAEGEIAPDINQIAADEANMSKLLMSRKLRKIHDAMEIGSVKKQIAKRRLKERQKRIAEAMKSKSD